The proteins below are encoded in one region of Candidatus Binataceae bacterium:
- a CDS encoding methylmalonyl-CoA mutase family protein, with translation MSTKQQWLEGTYTKGKERPVRFSTVSDLEVEALYTPEDVKQDYDPALGYPGEFPYTRGVYESMYRGRLWTMRQFAGFGLAEDTNRRFHFLLSQGQDGLSTAFDMPGLMGYDADHERALGEVGREGVSVSSVHDMARLFDRIPLDKVSTSMTINCSASVLLAMYLVVAERQGVPWHKVAGTIQNDMLKEFIAQKEWISPPQPSIRIVTDMIEFCAKKVPRWHPVSISGYHIREAGATAVQELAFTIADGICYVEEGVKRGLNVDEFAPRLSFFWDLHNDFLEEVAKLRAARRMWARIMKERFGATNPRSMMLRTHAQTAGVSLTAQQPLNNVVRVAIQALAGVMGGVQSLHTNSMDETLALPTENAVMVALRTQQIIADETGVTNTIDPLGGSYAVEALTDRMERDAMEYIRRIDEMGGMVKAIETGYPQREISEAAFNYQRQLEQGIKTVVGVNKYTIPEEIKIETLKIDSAMEEMQIQRVRKMKRERNSTAAREALKRVAEACRSGENLMEPICEAVRRDGTVGEICDIFRSEFGIYTDPGWI, from the coding sequence GTGAGCACCAAACAACAATGGCTGGAAGGCACGTACACGAAGGGCAAGGAGCGCCCGGTGCGCTTCTCGACCGTCTCCGACCTGGAGGTCGAGGCGCTCTACACGCCCGAGGACGTCAAGCAGGACTATGACCCGGCGCTGGGCTATCCCGGCGAGTTTCCCTACACCCGCGGCGTGTACGAATCGATGTACCGCGGACGGCTGTGGACGATGCGCCAGTTCGCGGGTTTCGGCCTCGCCGAGGACACCAACCGCCGCTTCCATTTTCTCCTCTCGCAGGGGCAGGACGGCCTTTCGACTGCGTTCGATATGCCGGGCCTGATGGGCTACGACGCCGATCACGAGCGCGCGCTCGGCGAGGTCGGCCGCGAGGGCGTCTCGGTCTCCTCGGTGCACGACATGGCGCGCCTGTTCGATCGCATCCCGCTCGACAAGGTGTCGACCTCGATGACGATCAACTGCTCGGCCTCGGTGCTGCTGGCGATGTACCTGGTGGTGGCCGAGCGCCAGGGCGTGCCGTGGCATAAGGTCGCGGGCACGATCCAGAACGACATGCTCAAGGAGTTCATCGCGCAGAAGGAATGGATCAGCCCGCCGCAGCCCTCGATCCGGATCGTCACCGACATGATCGAGTTTTGCGCGAAGAAAGTTCCGCGATGGCATCCGGTGTCGATTTCCGGCTACCACATCCGCGAAGCGGGCGCGACCGCGGTGCAGGAACTCGCGTTCACGATCGCCGACGGCATCTGCTACGTCGAGGAAGGGGTCAAGCGCGGTCTCAACGTCGATGAGTTCGCGCCGCGGCTCTCGTTTTTCTGGGACCTGCATAACGATTTCCTCGAAGAGGTCGCCAAGCTGCGCGCAGCGCGCCGGATGTGGGCGCGGATCATGAAAGAGCGCTTCGGCGCGACCAATCCGCGCTCGATGATGCTGCGCACGCACGCGCAGACCGCGGGCGTCTCGCTCACCGCGCAGCAGCCGCTCAACAACGTCGTGCGCGTCGCCATCCAGGCGCTGGCGGGCGTGATGGGCGGCGTGCAATCGCTGCATACGAACTCGATGGACGAGACGCTGGCGCTGCCGACCGAGAACGCGGTGATGGTGGCGCTGCGCACACAGCAGATAATCGCGGACGAGACCGGCGTCACCAACACGATCGATCCGCTCGGCGGCAGCTACGCGGTCGAGGCGCTGACCGACCGCATGGAGCGCGACGCGATGGAGTACATCCGCCGCATCGACGAGATGGGCGGGATGGTCAAGGCGATCGAAACCGGCTACCCGCAGCGCGAGATTTCCGAGGCCGCTTTCAACTATCAGCGCCAGCTCGAACAGGGCATCAAGACCGTCGTCGGCGTCAACAAGTACACGATCCCGGAAGAAATAAAGATCGAGACGCTGAAGATCGACAGCGCGATGGAAGAGATGCAGATTCAGCGGGTGCGCAAGATGAAGCGCGAACGCAATTCAACCGCGGCGCGCGAGGCGCTCAAACGCGTCGCCGAGGCCTGCCGCTCGGGCGAGAACCTGATGGAGCCGATCTGCGAGGCGGTCCGCCGCGATGGCACAGTCGGCGAAATCTGCGACATCTTCCGCTCCGAGTTCGGCATCTACACCGACCCAGGTTGGATCTAA
- a CDS encoding acyl-CoA dehydrogenase, with amino-acid sequence MDLELTEAQRAARDTARRFARDRLTAVGVEVDRTHAYPAEAIAELGRLGMMGIFIPEQYGGAGLDHVAYSLVIEELAVECSSTAVILSAHSSLASWPILGLGSEDQRKRYLPKMAAAEWIGCFALTEPQAGSDAAGQRTRAVRDGDSYVINGTKNFITNGPQAGVAIVFANTDPAQGHRGISAFIAETSDPGYQVVRVEEKMGIRGSHSAQLAFSDLRVPATNLIGKEGDGFKVAMKTLDGGRIGIASQAIGIARAALEASLRYAQERKSFGKPIADYQAIQWKLADMAVEIDAARLLTHRAATLKDAGLPCTTQSAMAKLFAAEAAMKATTEAIQVHGGYGYTKEFKVERYFRDAKITEIYEGTSEIQRLVISSHVLEDR; translated from the coding sequence ATGGATCTGGAACTCACCGAAGCTCAGCGCGCGGCCCGCGACACGGCGCGCCGCTTCGCGCGCGATCGCCTGACGGCCGTCGGTGTCGAGGTGGACCGCACCCATGCTTACCCGGCCGAGGCGATCGCCGAGCTCGGGCGGCTGGGCATGATGGGCATCTTCATCCCCGAGCAGTACGGCGGCGCGGGCCTCGACCACGTCGCTTACTCGCTGGTGATCGAGGAGCTGGCCGTCGAATGTTCCTCCACCGCGGTGATTCTCTCGGCCCATTCCTCGCTCGCGTCGTGGCCGATTCTCGGGCTCGGCAGCGAGGACCAGCGCAAGCGCTACCTGCCGAAGATGGCCGCGGCCGAATGGATCGGATGCTTTGCGCTCACCGAGCCGCAGGCCGGCTCGGACGCCGCCGGCCAGCGCACCCGCGCCGTGCGCGACGGCGACAGCTACGTGATCAACGGGACCAAGAATTTCATCACCAACGGCCCTCAGGCCGGAGTGGCGATCGTGTTCGCCAACACCGATCCGGCACAGGGCCATCGGGGAATCAGCGCGTTCATCGCGGAGACTTCCGACCCGGGCTACCAGGTCGTGCGGGTCGAGGAGAAGATGGGCATCCGCGGCTCGCACAGCGCGCAGCTCGCGTTCAGCGACCTGCGCGTGCCCGCCACCAACCTGATCGGCAAGGAGGGCGACGGCTTCAAGGTTGCGATGAAGACGCTCGACGGCGGCCGGATCGGAATCGCCTCGCAGGCGATCGGAATCGCGCGCGCCGCGCTCGAGGCGTCGCTGCGCTACGCCCAGGAGCGCAAGAGCTTCGGCAAGCCGATCGCGGACTACCAGGCGATCCAGTGGAAGCTCGCCGACATGGCGGTCGAGATCGACGCGGCGCGCCTGCTGACGCATCGCGCGGCCACGCTCAAGGACGCCGGCCTGCCTTGCACGACCCAATCCGCGATGGCAAAACTTTTCGCAGCCGAGGCCGCGATGAAGGCGACGACCGAGGCGATCCAGGTGCACGGCGGCTACGGCTACACCAAGGAATTCAAGGTCGAGCGGTACTTCCGTGACGCCAAGATCACGGAAATTTACGAGGGCACTTCGGAGATTCAACGGCTGGTAATTTCGAGCCACGTACTCGAGGACCGGTGA
- a CDS encoding enoyl-CoA hydratase-related protein: MELREITFDKAAVATLTVNRPTALNALNRMVLEDIAAVLAEIRRDPAVRVLIVTGAGDRAFVAGADIAAMSEMTPGDGLEFSRMGHRVMQTLEDLPIPVIAAVNGFALGGGLELAMACDLIIASEKARFGQPEINLALIPGFGGTQRLPHRIGHARAREFVLTGDMFDAKTALALGLVNQVVAPDELIPVARKLAERIASKSAVAIRQAKAALRASFTMEEDAGLRFEQEAFGLTFASEDRVEGTRAFVQKREPAWKHR, from the coding sequence GTGGAACTGAGGGAGATCACATTCGACAAGGCAGCGGTCGCGACGCTGACCGTAAACCGGCCCACCGCACTCAATGCGCTCAATCGCATGGTGCTCGAGGATATCGCAGCGGTGCTGGCCGAGATCCGCCGCGACCCGGCGGTGCGCGTGCTGATCGTGACCGGCGCGGGCGACCGCGCTTTCGTCGCGGGCGCCGACATCGCCGCGATGTCCGAGATGACGCCGGGCGATGGGCTGGAGTTCTCGCGCATGGGCCATCGCGTGATGCAGACGCTCGAGGATCTGCCGATTCCGGTTATCGCCGCGGTCAACGGCTTCGCGCTCGGCGGCGGACTGGAGCTGGCGATGGCCTGCGACCTGATAATCGCCAGCGAAAAGGCGCGCTTCGGCCAGCCCGAAATCAATCTCGCGCTGATTCCCGGCTTCGGCGGCACCCAGCGCCTGCCGCATCGAATAGGCCACGCCCGTGCGCGCGAATTCGTGCTGACCGGCGATATGTTCGACGCCAAAACGGCGCTCGCGCTCGGGCTGGTCAACCAGGTCGTCGCCCCCGACGAACTGATCCCGGTGGCGCGCAAGTTGGCCGAGCGAATCGCCTCGAAGTCCGCCGTCGCGATCCGGCAGGCCAAGGCGGCGCTGCGCGCGTCGTTCACGATGGAGGAAGACGCGGGGCTGCGTTTCGAGCAGGAGGCCTTCGGCCTGACTTTCGCCAGCGAGGACCGGGTTGAAGGCACAAGGGCGTTCGTGCAAAAGCGCGAGCCGGCCTGGAAGCACAGGTAA
- a CDS encoding DsbA family protein: MAARVVTVYIDYKSPYAYLAKDPTWELEREFDVRLDWLPYTLEIPLYLGTVEGRNAHQWRRIRYSYMDARRLANRRGLTVRGPQKIFDSSIAHIGMLYAKRHDAFRRYNDLVFDLFWKREIDIENPEAIRAVLSEAGAPAAGFADFFGGEGRVAHDRICRQAEEIGVFGVPTYVVDGELFWGGDRLWMVREKLAVPPPRSAPAR, encoded by the coding sequence ATGGCTGCGCGCGTCGTCACTGTCTATATCGATTACAAGAGCCCGTACGCCTACCTCGCCAAGGATCCGACGTGGGAGTTGGAGCGCGAGTTCGACGTGCGCCTGGACTGGCTGCCCTACACGCTCGAGATCCCGCTCTATCTCGGCACGGTCGAGGGCCGCAACGCCCATCAGTGGCGCCGCATTCGCTACAGCTACATGGACGCGCGCCGGCTGGCGAATCGGCGTGGTCTGACCGTGCGCGGCCCGCAAAAAATCTTCGATTCGTCGATCGCTCACATCGGGATGCTCTACGCCAAGCGCCATGACGCCTTTCGCCGGTACAACGACCTGGTCTTCGACCTTTTCTGGAAGCGCGAGATTGATATAGAAAATCCCGAAGCGATTCGTGCGGTGCTGTCGGAGGCCGGCGCGCCCGCCGCCGGCTTCGCCGACTTCTTCGGCGGCGAGGGCCGTGTCGCGCACGATCGGATTTGCCGCCAGGCCGAAGAAATCGGCGTGTTCGGCGTCCCGACCTACGTGGTTGACGGCGAGCTTTTCTGGGGCGGCGATCGGCTCTGGATGGTGCGCGAGAAACTGGCCGTGCCGCCGCCGCGATCCGCACCGGCACGATAA